A single genomic interval of Mucilaginibacter robiniae harbors:
- a CDS encoding phage tail sheath family protein: MASNYMTPGVYIEEKNAFPNSAVAVETAIPAFIGYTDVAVRNGKSLVGQPIRVNSFTEYVELFGGRFNPRFVIADPDKNVKEDSFVIDGAERVIRFKDNNIFYLFNSMRLFYANGGGPCYIVSVGTYGDKPDGFEINAADFTGSAEAPGPLDALLNEPEPTLIVIPDAIALGEECYTSIYTLVLAHCQKTQSRFGIFDLVKQTPADQTDAVVSSFRDKIGINALNYGAAYYPWLRATVAQADEVSYTNLDAGIDLETLLPEPAAKDVVTRYKAKEAPSDNDNRNYHLSLKATSLTYVHILEEIRNKINELPPSGAMAGIYTMVDNTRGVWKAPANVSLSMVNAPTYTVSHDAQEKLNVDVMAGKSINVIRPFPGVGTLVWGGRTLDGNSQDWRYINVRRTLIMLEQSIKLAARAYVFEPNDSGTWITVRSMLTNFLTNLWKQGALAGAAPEQAFDVQIGLGSTMTPNDILDGKMLISVKVAIVRPAEFIIITFQQQMQQS; encoded by the coding sequence ATGGCGTCCAATTACATGACCCCCGGCGTTTACATTGAAGAAAAAAACGCATTTCCCAATTCAGCCGTTGCGGTAGAAACGGCCATCCCGGCTTTCATCGGCTACACAGATGTTGCCGTCAGGAACGGCAAGTCGCTGGTTGGCCAACCTATTCGGGTCAACTCCTTTACAGAATATGTTGAGCTTTTCGGCGGTCGTTTCAACCCCAGGTTTGTAATTGCCGACCCGGATAAAAACGTCAAAGAAGACTCGTTCGTTATTGACGGGGCTGAAAGAGTAATCCGGTTTAAAGACAATAATATTTTTTATCTCTTTAATTCTATGCGTTTGTTTTACGCCAACGGGGGCGGTCCGTGCTATATCGTGTCGGTAGGCACCTATGGTGACAAACCGGACGGATTCGAGATCAACGCTGCTGACTTCACCGGGTCTGCCGAAGCGCCGGGCCCGCTGGATGCCTTACTGAACGAGCCGGAACCTACCCTGATCGTCATTCCGGACGCCATTGCCCTGGGTGAAGAATGTTATACCTCTATCTACACCTTAGTACTGGCTCATTGCCAGAAAACACAAAGCCGCTTCGGCATATTTGACCTGGTCAAACAAACGCCAGCCGATCAGACCGACGCTGTAGTATCCAGTTTCCGGGATAAAATTGGCATCAATGCTTTAAATTATGGCGCGGCTTATTACCCGTGGCTCAGAGCCACGGTTGCACAGGCTGATGAAGTGAGCTATACCAATCTCGATGCTGGTATTGACTTGGAAACCTTGCTGCCGGAGCCTGCTGCCAAAGATGTGGTTACTCGGTATAAAGCCAAAGAAGCGCCCAGTGATAATGACAACCGTAATTATCACCTCTCGTTAAAAGCAACGAGCTTGACTTATGTACATATTTTAGAAGAAATCAGGAACAAGATAAATGAGCTACCGCCAAGCGGAGCTATGGCAGGCATTTATACTATGGTTGACAATACCCGTGGGGTATGGAAGGCGCCTGCTAACGTGTCGTTGAGTATGGTTAATGCCCCAACGTACACGGTATCGCATGACGCGCAAGAAAAGCTCAACGTGGATGTTATGGCCGGTAAATCCATCAATGTTATCCGTCCGTTTCCGGGGGTAGGTACCCTGGTTTGGGGCGGGCGCACGCTGGATGGCAACAGTCAGGACTGGCGCTACATTAACGTTCGGCGCACACTGATTATGCTTGAGCAATCTATCAAACTGGCTGCCCGGGCCTATGTATTCGAACCCAATGACTCCGGTACCTGGATTACGGTCAGAAGTATGCTGACCAATTTCCTGACCAACTTATGGAAGCAGGGGGCCTTGGCAGGCGCCGCTCCTGAGCAGGCCTTTGACGTACAGATTGGCTTGGGTTCCACCATGACGCCCAACGATATTCTGGACGGTAAAATGCTGATCTCGGTTAAGGTGGCTATCGTGAGGCCTGCTGAGTTTATCATCATCACTTTCCAGCAACAAATGCAGCAATCTTAA
- a CDS encoding phage tail protein: MADDGSAQGTAIWPLVKFAFSVKWDTTELVFQEVTGLNAESQVIEYRGGNSKDFTTVKMPGLQKFGNITFKKGIFKGDVALWTQFATIKMNTFKRIPITVSLLDETGKEIMTWTLKNAFPTKYSGTDMKSDGNEVAIETLEVAHEGLTLKAE, encoded by the coding sequence ATGGCAGATGACGGATCAGCACAAGGCACGGCGATATGGCCTTTAGTTAAATTCGCATTTTCGGTAAAATGGGATACTACGGAGCTTGTTTTTCAGGAAGTTACCGGCTTGAATGCAGAATCTCAGGTGATTGAATACCGTGGCGGTAATAGTAAAGACTTTACTACAGTGAAAATGCCCGGCTTGCAAAAGTTTGGCAACATCACGTTCAAAAAGGGGATTTTCAAAGGCGATGTGGCTCTATGGACACAATTCGCTACCATCAAGATGAATACTTTCAAACGTATACCTATTACGGTTAGCTTGCTTGATGAAACCGGCAAGGAGATAATGACTTGGACGCTAAAAAATGCATTCCCTACCAAATATTCCGGAACGGATATGAAAAGCGATGGCAATGAAGTGGCCATAGAAACCCTGGAAGTTGCCCACGAAGGATTAACACTAAAGGCTGAATGA
- a CDS encoding phage tail protein: protein MITVAGSSYPPVGFYFSVTVGIFISDTTFQEVSGLNVVLGTEDIKEGGENQFIYRLPTPPKYSNLILKRGMVTGSALIDWARLAVENFTFMPQTVIIQLLSSNADLPLAAWNVANAYPLSLKVSDFKAQDSNIVIETLELAFTTLQRLL from the coding sequence ATGATAACGGTTGCCGGCAGTAGTTATCCGCCTGTTGGGTTCTATTTTAGTGTCACTGTTGGAATTTTCATCAGTGACACTACTTTTCAGGAAGTTAGCGGGTTGAACGTGGTCCTGGGTACGGAAGATATTAAAGAGGGCGGCGAAAACCAATTTATTTATCGCTTACCTACGCCACCTAAATATTCAAACCTGATACTTAAGCGCGGTATGGTAACTGGATCGGCTCTGATAGACTGGGCGAGGTTAGCTGTTGAAAACTTTACGTTTATGCCCCAGACAGTTATCATACAACTGCTCAGCAGTAATGCAGACCTGCCTTTAGCGGCATGGAATGTGGCCAATGCATATCCGCTATCCCTGAAAGTATCTGACTTTAAGGCGCAGGACAGCAACATCGTGATTGAAACCTTGGAACTTGCTTTTACAACCCTACAAAGATTATTATAG
- a CDS encoding DUF5908 family protein, translated as MPLEIRELVIKINVESGYEKPATTDKDLNKLKAAIVKECTAAIMANIKAQRDR; from the coding sequence ATGCCTCTGGAGATAAGAGAACTTGTTATTAAAATTAATGTCGAGAGCGGCTACGAAAAGCCAGCCACGACTGACAAAGACCTGAATAAATTAAAGGCAGCTATTGTAAAAGAGTGTACGGCTGCTATTATGGCTAATATCAAAGCACAAAGAGACAGGTAA
- a CDS encoding CIS tube protein: protein MALVKLEIDAYGEANCTGQSVGSITAMFNPESYTRSYTVSYEMSDEIASSAATMIFRRIGQSDLNLKLIVDGTGIVPLPGATSVDAYITNFLSVVYNYQGSSHRPNYLKLTWGSLSVVCVCTSVNVAYSLFNQDGTALRATLNVIFAGTVDFKTKAQEAQKSSPDLTHVRTVKAGDTLPLMTYQIYGDSSYYLQVARANNLTSVSAIKPGDQIYFPPIKK, encoded by the coding sequence ATGGCACTGGTTAAATTAGAAATAGATGCTTATGGCGAGGCCAACTGTACCGGCCAGTCGGTTGGCAGTATTACGGCAATGTTTAATCCTGAAAGTTATACGCGCAGCTACACAGTAAGCTATGAGATGTCTGATGAGATCGCTTCGAGCGCTGCAACCATGATTTTCAGACGGATTGGTCAAAGTGATCTCAATCTGAAGCTGATTGTTGATGGTACCGGCATTGTTCCGCTTCCGGGGGCTACTAGTGTAGATGCTTACATTACCAATTTTTTATCCGTTGTATATAATTATCAGGGTTCCAGTCATCGTCCAAATTATCTGAAGTTAACCTGGGGGAGTTTGTCAGTTGTTTGCGTTTGTACTTCGGTTAACGTGGCTTACTCTTTATTTAACCAAGATGGTACCGCCTTGCGGGCTACGCTAAATGTGATATTTGCCGGGACAGTTGATTTTAAAACAAAAGCACAGGAAGCTCAGAAAAGCTCTCCGGACTTAACCCATGTGCGTACAGTAAAAGCCGGCGATACTTTGCCCTTAATGACTTATCAGATATACGGAGACAGCTCCTATTATCTGCAGGTAGCCAGAGCCAATAACTTAACCAGTGTTTCGGCAATCAAACCGGGCGATCAGATTTACTTTCCGCCCATAAAAAAATAA
- the vgrG gene encoding type VI secretion system tip protein VgrG gives MAVSPATITDPTLRYSILTNGSALNDSYSVVSIVIKHELNKISWAELVLNDGDITNSDFPISESNDLIPGNTISVTATYGDDSESTIFTGIIVKQSLETDNTASQLIVTCKHQAVAMTFNRTETVFFNQTDSAVMTAVLGNYSAMSSTVTSTSYTQEVMYQKMATDWDFVVSRAEFLGYVIALDDTSLTIGPPAVSGSAPLKVTLGSDILAFKAEVSAERQATSVQTNAWDITSLAAGNCTSTEPTVNHQGNLSGTTLASNLSQQTLNLNSGTLMATDELKLWADASLLRMRLAAVRGEVTFIGSALAKTNTLLTLIGVGARFNGDAFISAVTHTLRDGLWRTTAKFGLDDTPLHERAPVSYPPAFGLLPAINGLQIGIIKQLSSDPDSQFRAEVTIASPSTNPVTLWARVANPYATVSAGSVFMPEVGDEVIIGYLEDDPRYPVILGSLYSSTNANPSPATDDNNYIKMLMTKAQLTLKFDDENKIITIQTPGANKIVLSDQDKAISIMDQNGNSIKMTSSNITIDSAKDITLSASGNINLNATGKISLAAQQDVAVSGMNISNTAQMGFTGKGSATAELSASGQTTVKGAIVMIN, from the coding sequence ATGGCAGTTTCTCCGGCAACAATTACAGATCCTACACTGCGGTACTCTATACTTACTAATGGTTCTGCCTTAAATGATAGTTACTCAGTAGTCAGTATCGTCATCAAACACGAACTGAACAAAATTTCTTGGGCCGAGTTGGTTTTAAATGATGGTGATATTACAAACAGTGATTTCCCGATAAGCGAGAGCAACGATCTGATACCGGGTAATACTATATCTGTAACAGCTACCTATGGCGACGATAGTGAATCAACCATTTTTACGGGCATCATTGTCAAGCAATCACTTGAAACGGATAATACCGCCAGTCAGTTAATCGTCACCTGCAAGCATCAGGCCGTAGCCATGACGTTTAACCGGACCGAAACTGTGTTCTTTAACCAAACGGATAGCGCTGTTATGACTGCTGTACTGGGCAATTACAGCGCTATGTCATCTACGGTAACTTCCACCTCCTATACACAGGAGGTCATGTATCAAAAAATGGCCACGGACTGGGATTTTGTGGTCTCACGCGCTGAATTTCTGGGATATGTTATCGCGCTGGATGACACTTCGCTTACTATTGGGCCGCCCGCCGTGTCAGGAAGTGCACCATTGAAAGTAACCTTAGGATCGGATATATTAGCCTTTAAAGCCGAAGTTAGTGCCGAACGGCAGGCTACTTCGGTGCAAACCAATGCCTGGGATATTACGTCGCTGGCTGCCGGTAATTGCACATCTACAGAGCCAACGGTTAACCATCAAGGTAACCTATCAGGTACAACGCTCGCCTCTAACCTCAGCCAGCAAACGCTCAACCTGAACTCCGGAACCTTGATGGCCACTGATGAGCTGAAGCTGTGGGCAGATGCCAGCCTGTTACGAATGCGCCTGGCTGCCGTACGAGGTGAAGTTACGTTTATTGGCAGTGCGCTTGCTAAAACCAACACCTTACTGACTTTGATTGGCGTAGGGGCCCGCTTTAACGGTGATGCTTTCATATCAGCCGTTACACATACGCTCAGAGACGGCCTCTGGCGTACCACCGCTAAGTTTGGACTGGATGATACACCTTTGCACGAGCGGGCGCCAGTTTCATACCCTCCGGCGTTTGGCTTACTGCCGGCTATCAATGGTTTGCAAATAGGTATCATCAAGCAATTATCTTCTGATCCGGATTCTCAGTTTCGTGCCGAAGTGACTATAGCTTCACCATCAACCAATCCGGTAACGTTATGGGCCCGTGTAGCCAACCCATATGCTACAGTGTCTGCCGGCTCGGTTTTTATGCCCGAGGTTGGCGATGAGGTTATTATCGGCTATTTGGAAGATGATCCGCGTTACCCGGTAATTTTAGGCTCCTTATACAGCAGCACAAATGCTAATCCCAGTCCTGCAACTGATGATAATAACTATATCAAGATGCTGATGACGAAAGCACAGCTTACACTTAAGTTTGATGATGAAAACAAAATAATCACCATTCAAACGCCTGGAGCTAACAAGATTGTACTGTCTGATCAGGATAAAGCAATTTCCATAATGGATCAGAATGGCAATTCCATAAAGATGACTTCGTCAAATATTACAATTGATTCGGCAAAAGATATCACCTTGTCGGCAAGCGGCAACATCAATTTGAATGCAACAGGTAAAATTTCATTAGCCGCACAGCAGGATGTAGCGGTTAGTGGAATGAATATTAGCAATACAGCCCAAATGGGTTTCACCGGTAAAGGCAGCGCCACTGCCGAGCTTTCTGCATCCGGGCAAACTACCGTTAAAGGCGCAATAGTTATGATTAATTAA
- a CDS encoding PAAR domain-containing protein, with amino-acid sequence MGMAARLTDMHTCPMVTPGIPPIPHVGGPVIGPGVPTVLIGKLPAAVLGDSCICVGPPDSIIMGSTSVMIGGKPAARMGDTTAHGGTIILGCPTVIIGG; translated from the coding sequence ATGGGAATGGCTGCCAGATTAACCGATATGCATACCTGCCCGATGGTGACACCCGGTATTCCGCCTATACCCCATGTTGGCGGCCCGGTTATTGGTCCGGGAGTGCCTACGGTACTTATTGGTAAACTTCCGGCTGCCGTGCTCGGTGATTCGTGCATATGCGTTGGACCGCCCGATTCGATCATTATGGGTTCAACAAGCGTCATGATTGGCGGTAAGCCTGCGGCCCGCATGGGCGACACCACCGCGCATGGCGGCACCATTATTTTAGGTTGCCCTACGGTAATAATTGGAGGATAA
- a CDS encoding GPW/gp25 family protein yields MEAKDQTFLGKGWGFPPTFDKVSNTVRMVSDIQDIEESIRLILSTIPGERLMQPKFGCELHRLVFEEIDSNLITRLQHMIYQALLNFEPRVKFVSLNVLHADSTEGMLALQIIFDVIITNTRHNIVYPFYLIEGTNL; encoded by the coding sequence ATGGAAGCAAAAGATCAGACTTTTTTAGGTAAAGGCTGGGGTTTCCCGCCAACCTTTGACAAGGTTAGCAATACTGTGCGGATGGTATCTGATATTCAAGATATTGAAGAAAGCATACGATTAATTTTAAGCACTATACCCGGAGAGCGATTGATGCAGCCTAAGTTTGGATGCGAACTGCACCGTTTAGTTTTTGAGGAAATAGATTCTAATTTAATTACACGCTTACAGCATATGATTTATCAGGCCTTGCTCAACTTTGAGCCCCGGGTAAAGTTTGTTAGTCTGAACGTACTTCATGCTGATTCTACTGAAGGTATGCTTGCGCTGCAAATTATCTTTGATGTAATTATAACCAATACCCGGCACAATATAGTATATCCATTTTACCTGATCGAAGGAACCAACCTGTAG
- a CDS encoding baseplate J/gp47 family protein translates to MSGLLLNAKDGLNQGERRIAALFPESFRIEDKSSVELLKYMFDLAAELNYYNFENEIEGDWRSFFLANPNLLITLTSHLDFSENLTRFEHIETQLQLSVSDDELFVHIQSLFDFLAEAVNSLKQLSRQFATIPVTDHIVRRFVIQIAGFEDIFSRYQSAHKQFKTEFEGRLADIPMIDQLPDPPSFEYVLFDKDNLSVREKIVAALTYLKKLFNEMRIRYNTFLGELNFYLKSYDLFADRQQPHLAIILTFIKLHKHLQEEVNALPKKHLDLYYRDILGFKERAAEPDSVHIFFELDRLRHSVKLNAGQELLAGSFENKPILFTLDRSLTVTPAKVERLRSLYVARQRLSPLAETDETTIYQAERGLVNPDDIGKNDYSFTSWYAMGEDQNRMGITERSMTQAQLSTLIASPVLYLPEGERKITLCIYLSNTSARVIDDYIQHFQQLNPYTNLNQIVYNLFNNAFLLSYTAETGWVSFKKFAVIYKKAAADTFLELTTEMGNQEPAITLYSPEVHGYIKGIDKPAVRIAINNDSGVNPYSFLRHASVQRVSIKVQVNGFSSLKLFNNLGALSAVAAFQPFGPSPLPGSALMIKNTNVFNKYTTAVAVNLDWIGLPDLSGGFAAYYDAYPLNIKNESFKVKFSSVNGGKSSPDDSERQELNLYQINHDTEGQEILQKVTMLNNILFQPLEYANNPLMDAENSQENAALTKDGTLKLELSSPAEGFGGRVYPQLVSETVMHNSRRLTAKRALPNPPYIPTIKSIQVSYVLEITESLSDALNYHSDASSMQMVHIHPFGFENTYPANKGGEHNLFTPVEDNRNLYIGLSSVTAGQELSLVFYLEENITVDSISDDTVIHWSYLDQNRWIPFSAARTLEDSTSHLISTGIIRLRLPNELCLENTILEPGLFWIRASTTDNRDVHAKIIAVYTNAVTATRQLTPEQKNRDTVLPAKTITDFKSRVLGIKKVWQPFSSSNGVAAESVDDFYVRISELLNHKSRPVTVNQIEAFILQHFPGIAVVKCITRNDTLILQDALPGVTLKVMVIPAIHEGQQLNTDQPRASIAVLFRVHKLLKEAMPSFFNIKVTNPVYEQVKFVFTVTFAPYKNFSEQALLSQLIDDIKAFICPWLNGNETQTKVVTKIFTAHVLGYIRDLSYILQASQFSMVHFFKTSNPLTGEEHHGLHDLALTGAAYVEASVPEAILIPADQHLITIVEDTSYQTPRHVGIGDLSIGTEFLVLDESEELKSPTPIAASQPKNEVFNWTITNL, encoded by the coding sequence ATGAGCGGACTGTTGTTGAATGCGAAAGATGGCCTTAATCAGGGAGAGAGACGGATTGCTGCACTGTTTCCTGAAAGTTTCCGGATTGAAGACAAGAGCAGTGTTGAGCTTTTGAAGTACATGTTCGACTTAGCTGCTGAGTTGAACTATTACAATTTTGAGAATGAAATAGAAGGCGATTGGCGCAGCTTCTTTCTAGCCAACCCTAACCTGCTGATTACATTGACCTCTCATCTGGATTTTTCCGAAAACCTGACCCGTTTTGAACACATTGAAACGCAGTTGCAACTATCGGTAAGTGATGATGAACTTTTTGTACACATACAAAGCCTGTTTGATTTTCTGGCCGAAGCAGTTAACAGTCTTAAGCAGTTAAGCCGCCAGTTTGCCACTATTCCGGTTACCGATCATATTGTCAGACGGTTTGTTATTCAGATAGCCGGTTTTGAAGATATATTCAGCCGTTACCAATCGGCTCATAAACAGTTCAAAACAGAATTTGAAGGACGACTGGCCGATATTCCGATGATTGATCAGTTGCCTGACCCGCCAAGCTTTGAATATGTTCTATTTGATAAAGACAACCTTTCAGTACGTGAAAAAATAGTTGCAGCACTCACTTATCTGAAAAAGCTGTTCAATGAAATGCGGATACGGTATAATACCTTTTTGGGTGAGCTGAATTTTTACCTGAAAAGCTATGACCTGTTTGCAGACAGGCAACAACCGCATCTGGCCATCATACTAACCTTTATCAAGCTTCATAAACATTTACAAGAAGAGGTAAATGCCCTGCCTAAAAAACATCTGGATTTATATTACAGAGATATTTTAGGTTTCAAAGAGCGGGCGGCCGAACCTGATAGTGTTCATATCTTTTTTGAGCTGGATCGTTTACGTCACTCCGTTAAGCTGAATGCCGGTCAGGAACTTTTAGCTGGTAGCTTTGAAAATAAGCCCATTCTGTTCACGCTTGATCGTTCGCTCACCGTAACTCCTGCTAAAGTAGAGCGCCTGCGATCGCTGTACGTAGCCCGGCAAAGATTATCTCCTTTAGCCGAAACGGACGAAACAACCATATACCAGGCTGAGCGCGGACTGGTTAATCCGGATGACATTGGCAAAAACGATTACAGCTTTACTTCCTGGTACGCTATGGGCGAAGATCAAAACCGGATGGGCATAACAGAAAGATCCATGACGCAAGCTCAGCTTTCAACCCTGATTGCCTCTCCGGTTTTATATCTGCCTGAAGGTGAAAGGAAGATTACTTTATGTATTTACCTGAGTAACACTTCTGCCCGGGTAATTGATGATTATATTCAGCATTTTCAGCAACTGAATCCTTATACTAATCTTAATCAGATTGTTTATAACCTGTTCAACAATGCTTTCTTATTAAGCTACACTGCCGAAACGGGTTGGGTAAGCTTTAAAAAGTTCGCTGTCATCTACAAAAAAGCAGCCGCTGATACCTTTCTGGAACTGACCACAGAGATGGGGAATCAGGAGCCTGCCATTACGCTGTATTCACCCGAAGTGCATGGTTACATTAAAGGCATTGACAAACCTGCTGTTCGCATTGCTATCAACAACGATTCGGGGGTAAATCCTTATTCATTCCTGCGCCATGCTTCTGTTCAGAGAGTGTCCATTAAGGTGCAGGTGAACGGATTTAGCTCCCTTAAGCTATTTAATAACTTAGGCGCGCTAAGTGCTGTAGCGGCTTTTCAGCCATTTGGCCCCAGCCCGCTGCCGGGTTCGGCGCTGATGATTAAAAATACCAATGTTTTCAATAAATATACCACTGCAGTAGCTGTCAATTTGGATTGGATAGGTCTGCCGGATTTGTCGGGCGGTTTCGCTGCTTATTATGATGCTTACCCGTTAAACATCAAAAATGAGTCGTTTAAAGTAAAGTTCAGCTCCGTTAACGGAGGGAAAAGCAGTCCGGATGACAGCGAACGGCAAGAACTCAATCTTTACCAAATTAACCATGACACAGAAGGACAGGAAATATTGCAGAAAGTTACCATGCTGAACAATATACTTTTTCAGCCACTGGAATATGCTAATAATCCGCTTATGGATGCCGAGAATAGTCAAGAAAATGCGGCCTTGACCAAAGACGGTACTTTAAAACTGGAACTATCCTCGCCTGCCGAAGGCTTTGGCGGCAGAGTTTACCCGCAACTGGTTTCCGAAACAGTAATGCATAACAGCCGCAGGCTGACTGCCAAACGGGCACTCCCGAACCCACCATACATTCCGACGATAAAGAGCATACAGGTTAGCTATGTTTTAGAAATCACCGAGTCGTTGAGTGATGCTTTAAATTATCATTCAGATGCAAGCAGTATGCAAATGGTGCATATTCATCCGTTTGGGTTTGAAAATACTTATCCTGCCAACAAAGGAGGCGAACATAACCTGTTTACGCCTGTAGAGGACAACCGGAACTTATATATAGGCCTGAGTAGCGTAACCGCCGGGCAGGAGTTGTCTTTAGTATTTTATCTGGAAGAAAACATTACGGTTGACAGCATCAGTGATGACACAGTAATTCACTGGAGCTATTTAGATCAGAACCGATGGATTCCGTTCAGTGCTGCCCGTACCTTGGAGGATTCTACCAGCCATTTAATCAGTACCGGCATTATCCGCCTGAGACTGCCTAATGAGCTTTGCCTCGAAAATACCATATTGGAACCGGGGCTGTTTTGGATCAGAGCTTCAACTACGGATAACAGAGACGTACATGCTAAAATTATTGCTGTTTATACCAATGCAGTGACAGCTACTCGTCAACTAACACCTGAGCAAAAAAACCGGGACACGGTACTGCCTGCAAAAACGATAACGGATTTCAAGAGCAGGGTTTTAGGCATCAAGAAGGTTTGGCAGCCTTTCAGCTCATCCAACGGCGTTGCGGCTGAATCTGTAGACGACTTTTATGTACGGATAAGTGAGTTGCTGAACCACAAGAGCAGGCCGGTAACAGTTAATCAGATTGAAGCCTTTATTCTTCAGCATTTTCCCGGTATTGCGGTAGTAAAGTGTATAACCCGCAACGATACCTTAATTTTGCAGGATGCTTTACCTGGGGTAACGCTCAAAGTAATGGTTATACCAGCCATACACGAAGGGCAGCAACTGAATACCGATCAGCCCAGGGCAAGCATAGCGGTTTTGTTCAGGGTGCATAAATTGCTTAAAGAGGCTATGCCCTCCTTTTTTAATATTAAAGTTACGAACCCCGTGTACGAACAGGTAAAGTTCGTATTCACTGTAACCTTTGCCCCGTACAAAAACTTCAGCGAGCAGGCGCTACTAAGCCAGCTCATAGACGATATCAAAGCGTTCATTTGCCCCTGGCTGAACGGTAATGAAACCCAAACCAAAGTAGTAACAAAAATTTTTACTGCCCATGTACTGGGTTATATTAGGGACCTTTCTTACATATTACAAGCCAGCCAGTTTTCAATGGTTCATTTTTTTAAGACCAGTAACCCGCTTACCGGCGAAGAACATCATGGGTTACATGATCTGGCTCTAACCGGTGCTGCCTATGTAGAGGCTTCAGTACCTGAGGCTATACTGATACCGGCAGACCAGCATTTGATCACCATTGTGGAAGATACCAGTTACCAAACACCCAGGCACGTGGGCATCGGCGATTTATCTATTGGAACAGAGTTTCTGGTATTGGATGAAAGTGAAGAATTGAAAAGCCCTACGCCGATTGCAGCTTCACAACCGAAGAATGAGGTGTTTAACTGGACGATCACAAATCTTTAA